The window TGGACCAGAGGATTCCGGGCGAAGACCCGAGCACGCCCCGGCTCGCGTCCAGCGCACGGTCGAGGGCTCCCTCCTCCTGCAAGAACCTGCAAATGAGGATGAGATAGCCCTCGGGGAGGAGGATGCCCGCCGCCGCGGCCATCGCCGCGGACTCGGTCGACGCGCGTAGCACTTCGGCAAGGAGCTGACGGCGGGCCTGGATGGTCTCTCCCCGTTCGACGCGAGCCGTGTCGTGGTAGCCCGCCATGGCGGCCGCGAGGATCCGGGCGTTCTCCTGAGCCCCGTACGTGATCAGCTTTGCGAACTCTGCGTAGTTCTCGGAGTTCGCCACCGACAGAACGTCTCGCAGGCCGGCCAGATGCCCCACCTCGAATGCGTCTCGCACGTCGGACGCGGAGAACGAGTCGAAAAGGCACCGGCGCGCCCCCATGTTCCGGAAGACCTCAAGATCGGAGTCGAGGAGGGGAGCTCGGCCGTTGTCGAACATGTCGAGCATGCGGACCGTAGCGAAATCCAGTTCAGCCGGGATCTCTTTGGGGCGTTTCGCATGCAGCTGCGCCACTTTGGGGATTTCGCTCGCCGTCATTTCGAGGACCTTCGAGACAGTGACGTCACGTCGCGCCTTCAACTGCCGGACGAGTTTGGAACCGTTGATGTGACACACCTCTATCGACACCGGAGGAACGCCCGAATCGCACCAGAATGGAGCGGGCGGCCCGAGCTCTGACTGGTAATTTCCAGCACATAGATGCCAATTCGCGAACGCCGAGGGGGTGATCGCCGACCTGCGGGAGAGACTCAAGGGCCTTCCGGCCCGGCCGGACATGGCGGTTCACGCCCATCCCGGAAAGCCCGGGCATACAGGTACAACAAACCGTGGTTCCGCGTCATTTCGGCGGCGATGCTAAGGGCTGTCCCGTAATCCGCGGTGGGTCAGCGCACGGCGTCAGATGCGGTGCATCGCAAGGCGGAGGGTCGTACTCATACCGGGTGTATTCGGGCGATCCGACAACGCAGCGAGGTGCCGTAGCTGGCGTCGTGCGCCCGCCGGGGATTACGGGACAGCCCTTAGCCGCCTGGCGGGCCGTCCGGGAAGGGTGGCGGGAAGGCAGTCGCGGGGAATGAAGTACCACCCCGGCCGGCCGACGCCGTCGGGGCTGTCGGCCCGCGGGGCGCGGATCATCACCCACTTGACGTCGCGCGAGACATGGCGCCACAGGACGGTCTGACCGAGGGCCGTCCGGCCGTTCAGTGGCGAACTGGCCGCCGTGGGAACCCTTCCAGGGCTGCACGTTGCCGTAACTCCTGACGTGCGATCCGTCCCAGGTCCGGCACCCGGCCCGTGCGGCCGTGGCCACGGCCGCACGGGCCGGGTGCCGGACCTGGCCGTTGGTGAACAGCGAGGTCGCCAGCGTGGCAGAGGTGCCACAGCCATCGGCGGCGGACGCGCACCCGGCGACCGCTCCGACGCGTCTCGACATGGACATTCCTTCCCCTGGCGTGAAGTGGATACCGGGTGACGGCCCGACAGCATGGTGACGCGGCTCGGCATTACGCAGCAGCGGTCAAAGCGGTATTCCCGCCGCCATCCGCGGCGACCGCGCGCACATTCCTCTGCGGAAGAGCAACCAGGAGGTGTTTCGGCCCTCTTTCATCGGGATCAGTGTCGTGCACCTGACAGATGAGCCCAGCATTCATGACGGCGGTCACGACAGGCAAGGGTTGCAGGGAAGAAGATCCGTTCCCGAAGGTCCTTTGCGCAGACGGGTAATTGTCGGACCGTCAGGTCTTCCTGGATGCGCATAGGCCGATGCCGCCGTACGTGATGCACTCCTGCCGATGCGCCGCCCGCTCAATCGCGGGCCGCCAGCTCCCGGAGGTAGCGAGTGATACGTCGCATGTCCGCATTCCTGACCATTCCGGCCGCCACCATGCTCGCCTGGGCCGGTGCCACAGCGACGGCTTCGGCGGCTCCCGCCGACAAATCCCAAGTCCTGTCCAGCTGGACCCAGACCAGCGCCACCAGCTACAGCGCCTTCATCTCGGCGCGCAACAACCAGGGTTCCTGGGCGGCGTACGGCTTCGACTGGTCCACGGACTACTGCTCCTCGTCGCCCGACAACCCGCTGGGCTTCCCGTTCAACCTCTCCTGCGCCCGGCACGACTTCGGCTACCGCAACTACAAGGCCGCCGGACAGTTCGACCCCAACAAGCCCCGGTTGGACACCATGTTCTACGAGGACCTCAAGAGGGTGTGCAGTTCAAACGGGTACGGCGCCACGAAGAAGGCGTCCTGCAACAGCCTCGCCTGGACGTACTACCAGGCGGTCAAGCAGTTCGGCTGACCTGCGGGTGCGCAGACGCGGCCAGGCGGCCGGTGCCGTCCGGGTCGGCGGGGTGCGAGAGGCTCGCGCAGCATCTCGAAGAGCAGATGGCGGTTCGCCGGACCGCTCGCACGTAGCTGCGCCGGGGTGCTCGCGGACCGATCCGTGCCGCAGGCGAGGGGAACGCGGCGTAGCGGGATGAACACCGGGCGTGGCCGGGTGGGTGCGGCAGGGTTTCGGCAGCGGCTCCCTGCTGCCGAGATGTGCCGGAAGTGCAAGCCATCCGGTACGGGGCCGGCCTTCTCGCCCTCCCCGCGCCCGGCACGCTCCTCGCGCCGAGGTTCCGGCTCCGGGCCGGATGTCGATGCGGGACGGTTCCGGAGCGCCGGGCTCGACCAAGCGAGATGGGGGGCGGCCCGCTGCAGGTGCGGGCCGCGCGATATCCGGAGGGCCGAACGACCGCCCCGCGCTCTCGGAGGAATGCGACGCGACGCGAGGCCGTCACGGCGGGGACGTGTGGCGCGGCCGGGCCGGGGAAGGTGCTAGAGCATACCTCCCGATACCGGACATGGAGGACGGTTGTGGCGGCACGCATACGCAATCCCCTGCAACAGCAGCAGGCCGACCGGCCCCCTCCCGTCGGCCCCTTCCGATCGCGCGTCGTGCTCCGCGTCAACGGCCGGACTCACGTCCTCGACCTGGACAACCGCGTCACCCTTCTCGATGCCCTGCGGGAGCTGCTGGACCTGACCGGTTCCAAGAAGGGCTGCGACCACGGGCAGTGCGGAGCCTGCACCGTCCTCGTCGACGGTCG is drawn from Streptomyces sp. NBC_01232 and contains these coding sequences:
- a CDS encoding PucR family transcriptional regulator — its product is MSIEVCHINGSKLVRQLKARRDVTVSKVLEMTASEIPKVAQLHAKRPKEIPAELDFATVRMLDMFDNGRAPLLDSDLEVFRNMGARRCLFDSFSASDVRDAFEVGHLAGLRDVLSVANSENYAEFAKLITYGAQENARILAAAMAGYHDTARVERGETIQARRQLLAEVLRASTESAAMAAAAGILLPEGYLILICRFLQEEGALDRALDASRGVLGSSPGILWSTEARRDEMLVLLPVNGDEDAAEALSAELVTAASRKVRSVRAAQALATTVGSVPETLRELRQIMSVVVAMPDAQARPYKAAELVIELAISRQPALQNRLVDFLGPLERGTDLRLTLDELFFHELDRERTANALNIHRRTLSYRLQKIREFSGLDPSSPHGIQLLRAAMTAANLSSSRVDDSDAPPHHPSLDSRVPPINEPGRSPS
- a CDS encoding phospholipase — translated: MLAWAGATATASAAPADKSQVLSSWTQTSATSYSAFISARNNQGSWAAYGFDWSTDYCSSSPDNPLGFPFNLSCARHDFGYRNYKAAGQFDPNKPRLDTMFYEDLKRVCSSNGYGATKKASCNSLAWTYYQAVKQFG